Sequence from the Castanea sativa cultivar Marrone di Chiusa Pesio chromosome 12, ASM4071231v1 genome:
AACTCTCTTCTCACTATTAATATAGTCAAGTAATAATGAAGAGAGTTTGCAGATTGTAATATTGTTTAGCAACTTGTTTGAGTTGAACTTACAGCAGTGTGATAGAACCATCTTAGGAATCAAATGATAGAATATTATGAACTTCAAAAATTCTGTGTCTTTTCCTATAAGAACAGAATGAATGATCACCAAAGCATAAGTTCAACCGAAATTTGCAAATGTCTCTCTAAAAGGTGCAAAATCGTGTATTAACTGTACTGTAGTTTGGCATATCTTTGTTTAAGAGGTTTAGTCTGCATGACTACGTAGGCATGAATTTATATCACAAAAACATATGCAAATGGTATAACATAGACATAGAAATTAGACAGAATAGCAAcgttaaaattatatataaaaaaacaaaatgtgcGAGAAAGAGACATAGAAATGTTACaattaacaaaatcaaaatgtgccagaaagaaaacaaattgaCAAGTTACTGCTTGCCAACATAAGTTTCATAAACCAATTGTGCTGCAAGAATGTCAACAATTGCAGAGCCAACAGACTTGAATACCGTTATCTCTTCTGAACTTCTTCTGCCAACCTTTTCTCCTTTAATCAACTCTACCAAATTTCCTCCAATATCTCCCTTCTCGATTACCCTTCTCTCAAAAGCACCCACCAATTCTCCAGCTTCCACCAATGCAGCCTCATTATCCACAAACACTCTTCCTCTCCCTATAGCTTCGTCATCACACTCCCTCATCGAGTGCTTGAAGGACCCAACCAAATCCAAATGCGCCCCTGCCTTCAACCTCTCGCCCTTCACAACTGGTGTTTCCGAATTCGTTGCACAGCTCACAATATCTCCCAATCCAACAATTTCTTCCAAACACCCATTACTCTCAAAACACACCCCATCAAACCCAGcattttctctcatttcctCGGCCAATTTTAGTGCCTTTTCTATTGTTCTGTTCCAAATGATCACTCTTCTCAAACTGGGTCTAGCCGAAAGATGTGCTTTGATCAAATGGGGTGCCATAGCACCAGCACCAATCATCACAAGCGTTTCACTGTCATTTCTAGCCAAAATCTTCGATGCTAAGCCAGAGACACACGAGGTTCTATAAAGGGTCAGCACAGTGCCATCCATAGAAGCCAAAGTTTGCCCAGTTACAGAGCTGAAGAGCACGTAGCTTGCATGCACTCCCGGCAAGTTCAGCGTGGAGTTTTGAGGGAAATAGGTGACGAGCTTCACACCTACGTAGGGGAGAGAAGGGGATGAGGACCAAGAAGGCATGAGAAGGAGAGAGGAGGATTGAGAAACGGAGTAGCTTTGGCGAATCGGGGTTTGGAGGGTGGACGAGGCTGCAGGGAGAGATGATTGCAAGTGATCTATTAGAGTTTGGTGAGACAGGATGGCGTGCAAAGACTCAGTGGAGATGAAGATGGGAATGGTGTTCATGTTATTGGGATTTGTATCGTTTTTGTTGGGATTTTCATTGTTGAGTGGATCGGGTATGGAAGCCATTGATGAGAGCTGGGGAGGTTTTGGTTTGGGTGATAATAGAGGAGGAACTTAATGAGGAGACGAAGACGAAGACCAGGTTGTCGGTATTGTCACGTAGAGAGGtcggaaaaaaacaaaaggataaaatttaggCAGAGACCGAGACTCGTTAGTCTTGAGAGTTTTATATAAACacttatatattataaaacccTCGTAGTTTTTTACcgagaaggggaaaaaaatatgaattatattttaGACTTAGACTTTATATTTTAGAATTGGTTcgttctcaaaaaataaaaataaagactttagaattggtttcaaattaaacttatatttttagaagttttaaattaaacctacatttttaaatacaattcaattcaaataataaattcGTTACATTTGAAGTTGTTAATGGAATAATGATGTCATGGACTCATGGTAAATGGGAATATGGTTTGAATTAAACATTTCTAAAActtagcaaccaaaaaaaataaataaataaaacatttctataagagtataatattttattatttgaagattctaaaagtttaaattataatttgcaaGCACCCTTAAACTATAGAATTTAAAATGTTTGTGgtctttacttttctttttcgtttttaaTGACTTTGGTAGGTGGGTGGAATGGAAAATATGACCACAACAGAGATTCCAAATTAACAAGTAcgagattcttaaaaaaaaaaaaaaagttaacaagtACGAAAATTGAACATATGAGAATTCACCAATTAGAAATTTGCAAGAAGAAATTGATCTACTCGGATCAAATGCACTCCAACGGTCAAGTTAGTTAGTTAATTTGTTGAGTAAGATTAAGGGAAAATGGCAAAGTTTTGGGATCATAAggtacacatacatacatacatacatacatacatacatatatatatatatattctggtTTAAGGGTTCTCTAATGGAGGTAGGTGCTCGGTCTTGAATGACATGTCATCCTCTCATGATGCCTAAACGGGGGATATGGATCCAATGCAATAGGTATTGCACCGAGTGCAATTACTTTAATCCCTCTCACATAAATTTTTACCATTcttaacttttaactttaacTATTTAACTTCTTTaactattttttaactttttgtatttaatgGCTGAGATTAAAAGTTacttttttcaacttttaatttcaactatCCTAGGTATTGCATCTGATCTCAATCTCCTAAAGGGGTCTTGTTGGTGCCTTCCCATGGTTGAAGGTGTGAAGGTTTTGTCATGTATTAATGTTGGGTGTGAATGGAGATGATCTGTTGTAAAATGCTCATCATAAACAAgaagtaaaatataatttcattgggaaaaaaatttaaaaagaattaaagaaagCATCTATTGATTAATTACCAAATTAtataccaaaatttaaaaacaagatatTGTTTAAACCTGTATCCTTAAGCTTACCCAAGAGGAAAGATTGTAGTAAAAGCTAAAAGACGTGTATTTccctggggggggggggggaaggtaTTTCATATGGAACCTGATGATAGAGATGTAAGAGAGGGGGAATGGGGTCAGCCATTTTAGGACTTGAGCATGGTCCTCTGATTAGCTGTGAGTGCGATCTAACTTTGCCGGAGAATCTTCATTATCAACTGCATAACTAACCTTCTAACTTGGGGCATCAAAGACTCCATTTGCCATAAGCTTGCCTTCTTATGTATTAAAGTTTCTGCAATCTGATCTAAAAAGTATAAGAATGTTAGCTAAACAAATGTTTAAAGATAACATTTTGTTCTCAGAGCAAgttgtaaaagtttttatttttatttttaaaaaattcttccaGAAATACATATATACAATCATTTCGCAAGAACCAATGGAATTTCCATATATTGATAATGTATGTGGATTACATTTTTGCTTTTCCCCATAACAATCAGATTCCAAGTGAAATGATCTACAAACCGATTCTTCCATGTAAGATCACCAGATAGTCGAATACCAACGTGGCTTGCAGTTTAAATAGTAATGCAGCACTTGTTCTAGTTGAGTTGCCAGAAGTCGCTAAAATCTTTTGTTCAAGAGAGAATGCATCTGCATTGGTATACATGGCCAGAATGTTTATCAACCAACTGCCCTAACCCACACAGTTGAAATGGTTCAATTCGGCCTGGGATGCAGTACTTTCTACAGCTATCCACCATTCCTCATATTCATCTTTAATTCTCTCCTCCTGGCAAAAAGAAACATTGATAAGGTTACAAGAGAAAAAAGTGAAGATTGCATGGGTTCAATAGTTCAAATTCTTGCAAGCTTGAAGATGCATTATGCTTTGTGTCAGTTGTATTTCTGACAATTTCAAGGTCCTACCATCCTACCATCCTAGCGCATTTACTATTCAATGGTCTGGTTATTGGATGAGAAAAATATGCACTTCAAAccacaaattcaaaaaacacTGCATTGATGCTGTTGAATGGGGATATGCACGATGCACCAATAATTTTGCCTTTGATTAAACCATCTGTTTATCAAAACATGCACATCCAGCCCATACAAAAAGCTGCACTCACTATtaactaaatttaaaacatgaagCTCCTAGTTTTGGGTAAGGGGAAGACAGGAAGTGGTGGGAATGGAAGTTATTTCCTTGAACTTCTAACACTAAGCACATTTTTTACTTCATCATTTTCATTTATCTCATGCTTAAATGGTTTGaccctttatttttcttttttctttttctttgtttattgcTAAGTAACACAATCACTTGTGATTGTGCAATATGAACACAGGTCACACTCCATCCTATTCTTATGAGAAGAGCGTCAGTTTAATCAAAACTCATTAACATTCTACAGGCATAGCAATGGGTGGGGTCAGAGGTTCTCCTACCACagtaaaccaaaaaagaaaaactcatccTATAGCTGTTTTGACATGGAAGATGGCAGTAGGAAAGGGCAACAAATCTAATATGTATAAGCATCATAAATATACTAACCATGTTGCTAAGCTCTActgtatttttcttattttcaataTCATCTGCAACTCTTATGGCTTCAACCCACCAAGAATCTTTACTGCAGTTGTCTGTAATGTTTTCATCATTGTAAAGCAAAGCATGTTCCTCATAACTATCAACAAATTGATAGTTGAGGTTATTAACTCTTGACACACCATGATTAATTGTCTGATCagaatcaaagaaaaccaaaggatcAGGGATGATATCAATCGGGATTGGTCGTAAGGGAGATCGGTAACCTGAAGCCATCAACACCCTTTGTTAAATGATCAATCATGCATTAAGAGGATATTAAAGTTGATAGCTTTTAAGGAAAATACTCTTATGCACCTCTGCAGTCAGGATCATGACATTTCTGATAATAAACAGCCCTTCTTAAGTCAACAATGTACATCACTGAACCAAAAAAACATTGATGCACATTAGTATCTATGACTCAAACATTAGCTATAAGATTGAAAAAAATGGAACAACATTTGTTTACtgccaaaataaataaataaaaattcaagtaTTTTGATGGGTGGAGTCGTATATCCATGGGGTGGGTCCAGAGGGCCTTGCCTTGGTGAGGTTCTatgtcataaaaaaataaaaaaataaataaaggtatTCTTCTGGCAAGCAGATACTAATAAGTATGACCAAAAGAACAAGAGCTTTGATGGGATGTGGATCCAAGTCAAGTATGGATATAAAAGGGGTCTtcaaaaaaaagtgatataaatAGGCCAAATATCAATTGAGAAGAAAGGGCAAAGAGTATGGACAGTTTAATGATAGGTAGCAgatgcagaaattaaattttttataaaaaaaattaccatgaTTGCTTTTATGCTGTCTACCAATTCGCTCACAGTATCTATTTCTTGACATGCTGTAGACCATCAATCCATATTCCGAGAACCAAAACCAGCTCTGTATTTTTCCTATAATTACATCACAATATCAACaagttgataaacaaaatatagaagGCAGCATTATGTACATACATTGTTTTGCCACTGAGTTGTGAATGCaaaaagttttaatacattaatATTCTTCCAATCAATCAAAGGATAGACCAATTAAAAGCTAAATCAatttatcctcattctttgttctttcttttttatttttggataaaaaacCTCATTCCTTAAATGAAGCTGATAATATACAAAActataattaaaatacaaaataataaactaCTTGAATGTCAGTGACTGCAGGAGTGAGACCATCTAAAAATTCTTAGGATTAAACGCAAAGAATCTTTCTGTTAAAAGGGTGAAATTAGTGAGAGATGAGATAGACAGAAGCTCAGTACTGTTACTTGTGCAGACAGATATCTCAAGCAAACCCAAgtctaaaaatatatcatattgaATGAGAATCATCTCAAAGCCATGtataaacttattaaaaaagttCCTGACCCAATCAAGCTTTAAGCAAGGCATAACATtccatatattaaaataaaaatcaagttcttttacttcattgaaacttgaaagtatAGTATTAAACCAGCAGTAGCACCTGAGACATTGCCAATGGAGGCAATGAATTCTACAAATTTGTCTAGAGCTGGAAATGGTGACTTCCCCAGGAAGTATGTTGTTGTAAGATCACTTGTGCAAGCACTCAATGCAAATTCTTGAGGGGCACTGTAATAATTTCCAATATTATGATTCTCCTGCAGAGAGAAGGAATTCCAGTTGAAAAATAGATCAATTTTCAATACGAAATGTTCAGGCCACTACCTACTTCACAAACCAAAGATGGTTTATGCTTCATCTCCACAGTAGATTCAGACATGTAAAACCCATGcattagaaataaaataaaaataaataaataaaaaaaaccttaaggCATCATGAGACATATCTAATATTCTAGTGTATTTTGACAATGAAAGATGCAGAGTCCAAAACTACCTCAGTATCAAAGAGCAGGGTTTTGACACAATCTAACTCCATTTTGCAGACTAGAAGCTTCTCGCAATCAGCATCCATATTGCAAATCAAGGATGCCATGAACATCTCTTCCTCACACTGTTCTTTCATGACATAAAAGTTTAATTACCACACGCTAACAGTCAATGAATAAGGCATGCCAAAAAACCACTCAAAAGACAGGTTTCACCTTTACATGTTTATTATAATGATGGATATTATTGTAAGGATTCACTTGGTGATGCATGATCCTAAACATCAAGTTTTCGTCCTAATCTTCATAGCAATGAAACTTAGCAACAGCAcatgatattttaaaatttaaaggaaTAAGCACagataattttttgacaaataccAGTATGAGTGATATAAGTACTAAACGTATCTTGCTTACTAGTCACAAACAAACCTCAACCTACATAAAATTAATGAAGCCAAGCCATCAAAGAGAAACCTTTGTTTTCCTCTTTGAGTGCCATAGGAGTGCTTAATAGCATGGTGCCACAGATGAGGCTGAAAATCTAAAACTAGATGCCGCTCACATGCACAGTAACCAAACTTGTTTCTTAGAGGAAAGCTAATGTAAAGAGTACCATTGTTAATGAGAGGAAGCATCTGAATAGCTCCTGCATTgcttcatatatataaaaacaacaacaacaacaacagtagtaataataataataataacataaaaaataatgcaaTGAGAGAATAATATTGCTTACTTTGAGATTATacattcaaaaattaatcagTAAGAAGATATCATACCATGTCCTTACATTTGAATCGCCCCATAGGTAAAAGCACAGAATTCTTCCCTGCCTTTGATGATAGAGCTAAACGAAAGCAACGATTTCTAGAATAGACAGCAGTGTCCACGAAAAGTTGGCTTGATGGTTCGGTGGACGTTGAATCTTTCCTcacaaaaaatttctcaaatctTTCATCACTCCTCCTTGCACTTAGAATCCGAGAGCATATCTGATAATATGTCATCATATAGTGACAAGAAATGATATTTCTacaaaaagagaacaaaagatTCTAGTAACTCAAGCAAATTCTATTCTAGCAGGCTAACAAAAAAGAGGTGGTGGTACTTTGTATCACAGGGATATATAACTCTCCACCCACCCACCCATATATGGGTGGAGCTGAAGTGTTATATAACTCatgattcaaaataaaaagtcaaaaaagagACTTCATGATAAAGACATCataactaaattatatattaactTTATATTTCCTAGGTTAATTGGAATTAATAGTTAATATCGGAAGatgcaataaaaatttataattttaacaaGAATATATACTTAACTTCATCTTTAATTAGCGACAAAAACAATGCATCTCAATCACTGTTAGATAAAACGTTGATATGCTTCTCATGGAGGCGTACCTCGGCAACAAATGCACCTGCATGTGAGTTGTCCTTGAAAGCAGTCTTTGGTATGCGAATAATTAAATGCCGAGAGAACTTTTCTGCACACAAGAATCTCAACTATCATCTACAAAGTTCATGATAAATTAAATGCAATACAGAATACTTTACATCTTATAAATATTCAAAGACCAATATGAGACACATTGACCATACAACTATAACTTTTCCTTGGAAAATtgctctctctctgtctctctctctctctctctctctctctctctctcacacacacacacacacacaagcacaCATGCACGGGGCAAGGAATGGACTAGAAACCTGGTGGCCCAAGCCATTCAGTTTTTGCTTAATATATGCTAACTCCAAAAACATATGGACATGTTTGTTTGGTTCTTCAACAACTTAAAACTTGCTGCAGTAAACAGAATAACAATTATAACAGGAAAAGAAGAAATCACAGGCTGAATActaccaatttttaaaactttatatgTAGGGGAAAAGAAAATGTTGCTTTTAACACCCCAGATGTAGGGGAaaagaaaatgttgtttttaaCACCCTAGATGTAAGGGAAATGTTTTAACATCATGGGTAACCACTAGGATCTACACCTGCAACTTATTCAGTAGTTTAATGTCAATTTCAAGTCTCTCCCATGGTTGATACTGGTTCAATAAAGAAGGAACACGCTCTAAGACTTTCAAGATAGAAATGCATCCAACTTATAAAGAGTATTGATGTTCAACAGAAAAATTTCCTCACATAAACAAATCATGAATAAAAAGAACTGTGACTGTTGTtcagaaaaaggaaaacaatattAGCACTCACAAAATATTCTTGCAAAGCATATGGCATATATTGGCTTTGTCAAGGacaataataaaacaacaatgcaaaattttgtcaaaatttatattctaccatatctttattaattaaatgattCCAATTAGACCAAAAATATTGTTCTCATCATATTCCAATTAAAACGAAAACAAATAATTCAGTACTCAACCCAAATTTATATCTTAATCCAGAATGAGAGCTTGATTTAGAGTTGCTGGCTACAACTCATCATGCATAGAAATGACGAAGAAGAAAGGATAACTATTTTGTGAGTGATTTAGAAATTGTATCGATCAAAATTAATCAGATTAAATTGTACATTATAATGTTGCTGACTAAATTTCATAATCTACATCAATGGAGGACATCACACAAAGACAATTAGGGACTTTAGCATGTGCTAGACAAACATACCTTCAGTGGAGGAATCGAGCTCTACTATCCATTCCAGGTTTCCTTGAATGGAGTATTTATCAAGTAAGGCTTCAAAAATGACTGATATCAGGAGATCAACCATTTCATCTCCGTTGTTTTCTGCATTCACTCTCTTACTGAATTCTAAATCAAAGTAAAGGTGGCATGGTAAACCCTGGAAGAAGAATAGTTACAAACTTTTGGACATGACAGAAAATTTACTCACAAATTCTcacactttttgtttttgataagtaaagtCTCACACTATTTCTCATAGGGTTGTTACCTCCTGAATCACTTCATAATGATGACGGAATTTGGAATCCATATTTTTGTACCTGAAATTGAGCAACATAGCAGTAGAAACACTATGAGAAGGAAAGAACCTCAAATAGTTACTAGGTGCAAATAATTATGGGAGGAAACGAAAATAGTAAAGACAACCTTTGCCAGAACTCCTTATATGTTGAGACAAGGAACCTTCGTTGTCCAGAAAAATGATCTTGATAACTAAAAACCCGAACATGCATGTGTCCTTTGGCAAACTTCATTGCTTCATCCTGCCTAGGAAATGTAGCCCATATTTCCTTCCTTAAAAACAAAGGACCAGGGTCAAGTCATAGGGtaagaaactaaaaattataGTATAAGAAAAGCACCAATTGAAGGGAAGAATAGGATCGCACACATACCTCGAGCTCAATTTATTTTGTTCGCTCAGATCAACACGTATTTGATGTAATAATTGCAACAAACTGGATGGTCTCTTTGGGGGCACACCATTTGGAGACCCATAGAATACAATAGGAGAGAACTGCTTCCCAGGATtatttttgttggctttaactGTTGCTGTATCAAACtgaagcaataaaaaaaatatataatttagtgaTCTGAGCAGTAGAACAAACATCAGAGCATTAGTTTTCAACAAACCAGTACAAAAGGACAGCACTTTCAGCATTCACCATTAAAGCATGAAATGAAAGCAATGCATAGTATATACTTTCTCAATGGAGAGTTGCACATCTTTTGCTTTTTTGGGTCTTTCTCCAGCTGATCCTGAAGATGGAATGCCAGGAGATGTAGAGACCTCTTGTGTTGAATTCCCATGCTTCAAtttgttctttcttctttttctttctctaaaagcAGATTCTGAAACAGAAGTACCAACAAATTTCTCACAATCATGAGAACAAGTCACACAAGGAAATAATTGCCATGAAATCGCAAAAACTGAAATCCCTGAGGGCCCATATGGATTAAGAGGAagtggaggagagtagagtaaagttgGCCGGAAATGGGCTAATTTTTGGCCAACTCTACTCTGCTCCCCTCCACCTCACTTCCTCTCCCTCAATAATGGACCATAAGGATGttgaattttagaaaaaaattgtaaggttCAAACACTAGCATGCATTAAGACAACACAGCCGTGAAAATTCCAAATGCAGCAAGGACTGTACACGAAATTTGAGTGCTTTCGGTAACTACAACCCTCTTTCATTCCCAACTTATATAAATCAAATTACCAATACATATCAACCATCTCAATTCAGTACATATGGCTAATCATAACGTGCTAATACGAATGTCCtatgtacatatataaataaatacacacGCGTGAGCGCggacacacacatatataatgcCCAATTGACACCAACATAGAGAAATCCAACATAATGAACTTTATCACTGCTAATTAAAATCAATGTCCTTCAACCCTAAACCTtagaaacataataatttccCCAAACCCTAGCATTGAAGCCACAGTGTGACTCAGAAATTACAATCGTTCTTAAATCTTATAAATTACAATCATTCTTGAAATCAGATAATTAAGATCCTTGTAACTTGTAAGTAATCAAATGATATACACTCAATTTTGTGAGATAAATATAGATCAAACCCCCTAATCTAACATTGTAAGTAAACagggaaaacaacaaaataaaacaaacttaaCTCACTGTTGGTTGGCGAGAAAGTGTAGGAAAAcgaaaaatgtgtaaatttgttatgttttctcagagagagagtgagagagagagagagagagagagagagcttacgGGGAGGAGAGACGCCGCACTTGAAGCACTCGAACAATCGATCAACGTCGTCCATGCTCTTAGCTGATACAGTATTTTCTCCTTTTTCCCGAATGAGTGCTTTTTGCCTTCTTTCAGAGAGCGggaatttttactttttgaattttttttttttttttttcaacagttTTCAGCATTTTTTAGAAGAGGGGTgatacgtccacaatatttttacaacaaatcataggtggttagttgttattggttcaaatttgaacctaacactaagattacttttttgccccaacaataacaaccagtaacatcctgccacttaggatttgttgtaaaaatgttgtaaaaatgttgtggacatatcatttctctttttagaaAGATGTATGGGAGAAAAATGtatagaaatacgtgtaatgatgtttaaaaattaaaaatttgtgtttaagATGATgcaccaaacagacccttagggtctgtttggataccacttattgttgaaagttgaaaactgaaaacttgtGTTTAAGATGATGCACCAAATAGGCCcttatggtctgtttggataccacttattactgaaaatctGTGTTTAAGATAATGCACCAAACAGGCCcatagggtctgtttggataccacttattactaaaaactgaaaacactgtaacaaaataatttttaaatgtgtgaataatgtcGTGGGacctcattttaaagaaaattttgctgaaaaaaaaaagtttgtgagtcCCGTGCACAAGACCTACTAAAAAATGTGTGAGCTAGAAAACGCACAAAACGCGCTTCCCAAACTCACACTTAGTGCACGTTTGGATAGCATTTTTAACAACGTGTTGCACATTTGAGTCTCCACAATGGGTCCCGTGCATTGTGGAGACGCAAATGcgctatttacacatttaaattttttttattaaaactggGTCTCACAATATTATTCaactatttaaaaattattttgttacagtgtttttaattttcaataataaatgttatccaaacaaactcttaatttatttttgttgagctGAAATTCAACTTATTACATTAGGCGGAATAGAATCTcgcatttaaaaatatttaaaaaaagaagtactGAACTAGTGTCTCTAAACCTacatcaaatatttaaaattttgaaaaaagaagaagcaaacaaagaaaagaaaactgatttctttgttgg
This genomic interval carries:
- the LOC142619166 gene encoding uncharacterized protein LOC142619166, translated to MDDVDRLFECFKCGVSPPQSAFRERKRRKNKLKHGNSTQEVSTSPGIPSSGSAGERPKKAKDVQLSIEKFDTATVKANKNNPGKQFSPIVFYGSPNGVPPKRPSSLLQLLHQIRVDLSEQNKLSSRKEIWATFPRQDEAMKFAKGHMHVRVFSYQDHFSGQRRFLVSTYKEFWQRYKNMDSKFRHHYEVIQEGLPCHLYFDLEFSKRVNAENNGDEMVDLLISVIFEALLDKYSIQGNLEWIVELDSSTEEKFSRHLIIRIPKTAFKDNSHAGAFVAEICSRILSARRSDERFEKFFVRKDSTSTEPSSQLFVDTAVYSRNRCFRLALSSKAGKNSVLLPMGRFKCKDMCEEEMFMASLICNMDADCEKLLVCKMELDCVKTLLFDTEENHNIGNYYSAPQEFALSACTSDLTTTYFLGKSPFPALDKFVEFIASIGNVSGKIQSWFWFSEYGLMVYSMSRNRYCERIGRQHKSNHVMYIVDLRRAVYYQKCHDPDCRGYRSPLRPIPIDIIPDPLVFFDSDQTINHGVSRVNNLNYQFVDSYEEHALLYNDENITDNCSKDSWWVEAIRVADDIENKKNTVELSNMEERIKDEYEEWWIAVESTASQAELNHFNCVG
- the LOC142618824 gene encoding protein SAR DEFICIENT 4 — its product is MASIPDPLNNENPNKNDTNPNNMNTIPIFISTESLHAILSHQTLIDHLQSSLPAASSTLQTPIRQSYSVSQSSSLLLMPSWSSSPSLPYVGVKLVTYFPQNSTLNLPGVHASYVLFSSVTGQTLASMDGTVLTLYRTSCVSGLASKILARNDSETLVMIGAGAMAPHLIKAHLSARPSLRRVIIWNRTIEKALKLAEEMRENAGFDGVCFESNGCLEEIVGLGDIVSCATNSETPVVKGERLKAGAHLDLVGSFKHSMRECDDEAIGRGRVFVDNEAALVEAGELVGAFERRVIEKGDIGGNLVELIKGEKVGRRSSEEITVFKSVGSAIVDILAAQLVYETYVGKQ